In Pleuronectes platessa chromosome 8, fPlePla1.1, whole genome shotgun sequence, the genomic stretch TGGCAGTTTGTGCTCTCACTGTAAATTCAAATATTTTGGCAATCTCATGGTGTGACTGCCAAagtttcctccagctgctctgctCAGTTTACgtgaaaaataacttttttgtgTTACACAACATCAAAATGATTAATTTTAACTTCCACCCGTCTCGGCGGCCGTTTTTACACATTTGAAAACAGGTTGACGATCCCTTCCCTATTGCTACATGTCCAAGGTGGCAACGGTTGAGGGTCAactttttaacagtttaaaGTGCACAATCCAGACAACATACAACGCACTGCATGTTGTTGTAATTGTCAAAAtagaaagtgtgtgagtgtggaagtGTGAAAAAAACGGAGACACAGCATTTGAACAGAGCAAAGCTAAGTGTTTCAAACTGTTtctagtctttatgctaagctaagctgcTGCAGATTTtgtaaatacagaaaaaaaaagcacatttctCAAGATGTCAAACACTTTTCTAAAGATGGAGTTGATGGATGGGACCAAAAGAgaacagagatgaaaacaagcAGAATGTACCGATGCTGCGAAAGGACACTTTGCTATTGAATGAGGAATATGTGAAGTAGTCAAATTGGCTATTGCACCAGTTCAATACAGAACATGTCAAGAAAAAAGTTTCATTCTAAAATTGATAGATTTtcaaaaaatatacatttgtattaCTCATGACAAATTTGATCGTATCCTCCGAAAAGACAAATGATGAGAGGTGGATCTCATTCTGGAATTAAACCCTTTCTAGACAACAGGAACcacataaaagagaaaacagtgtGTCACAGTATTTCAAAGCAACAGTGTTGTAATCGTTTGTGTATTCGATGATCAGCAGTCAGATTAAACCACAGAGGTGAAATGTTTCCACTGAATTTCAGGTAAATTGTTCTTCAGCACAAACTCTACATGGATTCCCTCGACTCGCACATTCCTTCATGCTGAACGTTTTTGTTTCATGTTGTCGTAAAAAAACCTTTTGTTATCAAACAAGTGATATTTTcagcttcattaaaaaaaactcaagaaaaaagtgtgttgatttattttttctttatttttcatttgatttcttACAAAAGCTGCTCAAAGTAAATGTATAACAATAATAGAAATGGTCTGCATCAAATGTGTCTTTTCACAAAGAAAGCTGTATGTAAtatcatatatttaaaaaaagaatgtcactGGTCCATGATGCATCAGGGCGTTGTTGGTTTCTTCTTTCAGGCTGTGAGAGGAGCAGTCTCTGGGTTTACATCTTCTTGTTATGTGCGAGACAGTTGATGCATTCATGCTGAAAAGGACAGATAATAAGGGacaatcaatgtgtgtgttgtggaatGGAGAGTAAATCATGGTACAGAGCTAATAATAACTCACTTTAACACAATAGTGGTAAACAATAatatagttgcaaaaattgTTGCTCGTACAGTATATTCAAGACTTTTTGCCTTATTCACATTTTATGCATTATCTTGAATTGAGCTCAtccaaatattattattgttataatatACTTAGAGTCAACATGAGGGGGGGTTACTGTTATTGTTTACTTCAGAAAACTATTCAAAAACAggacaaaaactcaaaataagGGACAAAATCCGTTCAAAGAAAGCTCATTAACATTGCTTCATACTATCAATCAACAGCATTTGTGTTTTGACCTATTTTGCCTGAAAAGTGCTCTATGAATAAAGTTTTTTCTATTATTACTAAATTGTGCAACTGTATTGTCGGACAAATGTAAAAATTTAAGCAGGCAATTCTTCCTTTcaagaaacatgaaaataatgtattttaggAATAGAGCATTGCCATTTCAACCTGACATCCATTGTTAGATTATTCTTGTGCACTGACTGACTATGCAAACTGCGAAGTTTAACTCTGGATCAGAAAACTGAAATGATTTATAGCGTTTAACACTTCCTCTTGTTCAATTGTTtaaccacaaccacaacacacatTATTAGAGATTCATTAAACTTTTTACCTTCCACATCAAGTAGGCAGAAACGGCCAGCAGCAGAAGCAAAGCAACGACCGTGAGTAAGATTATCCACCAGGCAACTTTGGTGAAGTATTCTTCCTTTTTCTCAAAGAACACCGTGAGTTTAACCTGTGGACAATAATACAACTTTCTGTATTATCTGAGTCCTTAAATACAATAAcaagtaaacatttaaaaattctaaaataacaatatatcTTTGACTTCTGTGCATAAATTACAGTGTTAAAAGTATTATTGTGAAGGATCTTAAATCCTTTTCTAAACCAAAACAGtagattataattattttaattattattcctTCTGATGTTACCTTTGTGCTGGGCTTTTGTACTTTCAATCCAATATTCTCTGGAGAGTTGGTTAAACTGAGGGTCGCATCCACAACAATGTCAAGATAGTTCAAAAAGCTGTAATCCTGAATGAGAGGCACAAAATAAATGACGTagtcataataataaaagcTGGTTATGTCAACccttgaagagaggaggaggtatTTCACAGAAGTTGAATAACCTCAATCAAAGTGGTGTTCCAGAGGTATGAATGCAGAACCATTACTGCAGAGCTGTCCaggcccagcagagggcagcgTATCTCCACACACTTCAGTCCATCTGAGCaggtctgaggaggagacacacacacacacacacacacacacacgcacgcacacaacagGCCTGAGGTCATCACACAACTTCACACTGAGTTTTCTCTACGCCTCCAATCCAACCTTTACTCATTTCCCCCAAATCTCTCCCCATCACAGACGTCTCACTCAGGGAGCATCAACAAATTCCTGTGTAAATAGGAGACGActgaatttgtatttgtatgacCCACTGACTTAAAATGAGATATTATAGCTAATTTAGATGAATAGGACCCACGTCTTTTTTCAGGGGATTTTAGTGCAATCCTCTTGTTTCTGtaaaatgtatgtatgtcatgtgacctgtatcACTGTATACAGGTCTACCAGATATACAGGACACCTCTCTTTAATTGGATTTTCtcttatttcattttcagaGACTGTTTAGAAAGTcaaattattttacttttaccaAACTATGCTTTATGGATGGAGATTTGAGGATTAAACCCAAACGACTGCACTCACTCTCATTCATGAATGTAGGTTCTTGTTTGTATCTTTAATAATGTCTTACCAAAGTTTtgcgtttccttttttttgaaAGAAAAGGGAACAGGTCAGTTGAGAGCGCTTCGTGTTCGGCTTCACGTCTTTTCCTCGCTGGGTGGAGCCAACCCTTGATGTCAAACATTAGCCAGTTACAGGAGGGTTAACATGCAGTActtacacaataaaacaaaaagctgaaATGTCTTTATTACCTTTACGTGTTTGAGTGGATTGATTTCCTCTGCGGGTGAGCAGGAGACGGACTGGACACCGTCACTGCTGATCTGAGTCAAGTACAGAAGCCATTTTCCCACAGAGTTCTCCTTTGGCCAGTGGATGTTTAGTGACGCGTTGGCGAAATATTTCAGTGGTCTGCCCAGATTAGTTATCTGAGAAACAGAAACTAACAATTTCACTgaactttgtttgtgtgagagaaaagaattgtattaatcattttaatgtaTGTAAGTTAGCAACAAATGGCGTCTCACCCTGAACTCATATCGAACCCGGGTTCCAATTTCCTCCACTGTCTTTATGGTACTTTCACCTCTCACGTTTTCACCAAGTGACACTTGGGAAGGTCTGGCTTgtctacaaaaaaaattaaataaaatcagaTCTTTGGGGATTTTTCTACGATTAAAACATCAATAATAATTACTAGAGAATCCAAATATACGTGGACAAAAAAAAGATGCGGGTTAAGAACTTAAAGATTTAAGTCTATTCTCTTAAATCAAGttctatttgatttatttctgtttcgtgtcattaaaaaagttaatggttaaactgtaaGATATCAAGCCTCAATCACATTTCCACATTATTATCAGCTGATAGATCTGTTTTGCACATGTTTTACTTCCTTATATCAGAAGTAAAAGATCCATATCAGTCTGGCTCTGGCAACATGACACAGCTTAAAAAGGTAGAAACAACATTCGGTACCGACCCATAAACTTGAAGCTCCAGCTCAAAAACCACTTTGGCGACTGCCTCTACAGGTTGAATGGTCTGCACACTTGTCCTACACAACAGAATAATATAAAAGCTGTTATTCATAATCACATGCAGCCCACTGATCAATAACTTTACAGTTCTGTCCTCACTTACGTGGTAAGTTGCACGGTGACGTTGACGTCTTTTGTACTCAGGGAAATGCTGGTCGTGGTGAGTAGGACATAAAAAGTAATCTAAGGGATAAGGGCAGTCACTGGATTACACCGAGGGAGAACATGATGGGGACACATGTGTAAACTGAGCTGTGACACTCACCTCAGAGTCTCTTCTCAGCGGGTTTCCAAGCTCACAGTCTATTTGTGTTCCTTTGTCATTAGCTGTACAACtcatttgtgtttcctgtggatACAAATTAGTTTATGGTATgtgcatatatttatatataccaAAAGTGTGTATATATGCAAATGAGGAAAAGGTCAATTGAGGCAGGCGTGTATTTATCCCAATAATGTTATAAATCCATCACAGCTCTTtccttgttattgtttttattattttttgttttcaatttccCCTTCACAACATTCTGTTTTAGTTCAAAACCATGTATAAGTATCTGAGTTAATAAGGGAAAAAGGTTGTGGGTAAAAATATCTTTATATCCTTATGAAACCCTGAATAACTTAATTTTAGATGTTGATGTTTAGATATTTTAGATTACTTAAGTGTTGGGGTCGAAATGAAACACAATTTTCATTAcagattagtttttttaattgcccTTATTTATTATCAGGTCTTGGTGGTTTACAGAAGTCAATGACATGTaggtattttattgtattgtatgaaTTTTTGTCTGGGACTGCAGATGACATTTTGTCTAAGAGACTAACTCTGGTACATTTATATGAACCATTGTGCTCATATTAATTATTCTACACTGTCCCTTTTGAAAAATAAGTTTGGATTTCTGTCAAAATTTCTCTGAATGAACATCCCACCGTAATAACACATCCCTGCCTGctacgggtctgtgtgtgtaacacaGTGTAGgctacgtatgtgtgtgtgtgtttttatattaaatgttttaatattacacaCTGAGAGTTGTCGTATACTCACTGCTGCCGTGTCGTAGATAACAGAGGAGTAATGAAGAGTATCTGGGAGCAGGATGATCGAGTGACTCTGGTGCGCGTCATCCCCGTTTCTGTTGGTCACAGTTATTTCCAAGGCTATGTCTTCCTCCGAGGGAGTGATGACTGCTACACCGTCCTCTCTGGAGACACAACCACAGGTGAGTAAACATTCATTTAGAAACACGTGTGTtactctgcttttcttttggtTCACCTTTTTGTCTTACCTGGCGAGTGACGTGAAAACATCGTGATCCTTTCGTGTTTTTCTGGAACAGAACTTGTATTTTAACTCCAGGTTACTCTGGCAAATGTTGTCGCTGCCACAGCCCTTGCTTATCAGGAAGATCTGTTAGAAACAACACAGCAGATGTTGTTTCTTTATACAACTGCATCCAGCTTCTTTACACTTGGCTTGACCTGGTCTCAAAGACTAAAAGACACATTTCAAAGGATTTAATTCTTGCAGCTCTGATGAGGAAGAAGGGCGTATGTTGGTACCTCTGAGACAGTGCTCCTGTCCTGGTAGAGGTTGAGGACAGGGGTCACATCGGGCAGATCTGCACTTGTCCTGGTCATTTGACTGGAgctccacagagacacagtgacagAGACGGGGATGCTGTTCAGCCTGTCTTTGATATCATGCTGGAACAGAGGTTTATTGTGGATCAACATGTGTTATGGTGTTGTCCTCTTTAAGGGACCATTGGACTATAATCATATTTCTATTACAATAGATGTGAGAGTACCAGAATTCGAAGCTTGGTGTCGACACATATTTCTCTCCCTTGTCCCGGAAGCTCCAGTTTTCCTTGAGATAAACCCAGGAATTGGACTCTGGGAGGAAGCCATGCCATTCTCCTCTCAGCGTCACCCTCAAAGGTGAAGTTGAGCTCTAAAGAGAAAACATGTGAGCGTATAATTGATACTAGAgtcaatctttttttattattatcgaTTAGTTTAATTTTTTCAACAttacaaaaagtattttttgacatagtctggcatatttaggggactgatatctgtgaAGGTGAAAAATTCAAAGCAGATCAATATaagaatctggatctagtgaatttaaatgtggtttcataaggggactgttagcTGAGGTTTGTGCCCTACGACATTTCCATAACATTTATTCTAATAATCAAAATACAAGTGAAAAACACTTGGATTCAATTGGAAGAGAAAAGAACTGACGATAAGGAAACTCACTCAGTTTGGGGTTGAACGCTGCCGGATGGGAGGTGTAGGTAAAACACGCCTGAGCTGTGAACTCACTTCACAGACATTTGTGCAGAGACATTGGGTGAAAAGCCAGTGAACATGCAGGTAGAAGACGTTataatttgtgttgttgtccaCCTTACCACGTGCGTTTATCACATTGGTCCTTTGTGATGTCTATTTCACTTGGTTGCAGCTGCAGAGTGCTGCCAACACTGACCACTGGCCTCGCTCTGGACAAGACAGTGCATTACAATAGAAAGTCTCcattcaacacaaacataatATTTCCCTCATATCAACGTGTTTGTGCTGTGGTTGTGAAATtacctgtaaataaaaacagaatctGAGAGCGAGCCGACGGCCAAATCCGGGTACTGGTTATCATCCACATCCAAGTGCCCAGACAGAGAATATCCAAACAGATGAATGTTTTTGGATTCTGATGAGAGAACCTGGAGTCGTGAGAATATGACATAACATCAAGGTCCAATCTCATTTTCTACGTATTTCCATCAAGACAATTGAACTGTGACCTTTTCGCTACAAGCCCCTCGACCCTCACCTGTGCTGGTTTCTTGTTGATCCCATCAGAGGATCCACAGTAGAGATACACCCGACCAGAACCATCATACGGTGCCCCCACAGCAACATCTGTCAGCAAACAGGCACATGAAGACAGAGGGGGGTTGGCAGCATGAATGGGAGACAATGGTAGAAGTTAATTACTGCGACCCAAATCAATTTAAAGTTTGTTTGCTAATAAAATCCCTAAAGGTAGGGGAAAATGCAAATGTGATTATAATTGGATGGAAATGTTTAACTACATAACGGCCCTACAGTGAACTTTCAGTTTGGTGTGATTGTTTGTTCTACCCCTGTTTCATTCAAGATGTGTTTAAATCCCAAACTAGTATCATATTCTCACTTTTCAGTTTATTCAGTGGataattaatttaatatcaAAACATCACAACCTCCATAACCGTCCTGATTGATGTCTCCTATGTTTTCCACTGCGAGGCCGAACAGGGATTCTCTGTGTCCAAGAAGCTGAGTTGGAACAACGTCCTTCCAGTTTCTGCCTCTGTTGTTGATGTAGATGTAAACCGCTCCTCCAACAGAACCATCTCTGACGGAGAACTGTGGTGCTCCTACAGCAAGGTCCTCCCATCTGAGGAACACAGCACAGGAACAGGACGTTTTAACAGTGTGAACTGGATCAATAGGCCACGTAGGGCTCTGTGACGAAGATTGATGAAGACAAATTGCTAAATAATAATCCAAATGAAGTAGTAATAAGTCATGTTAATACAGGTTTTATAGCTGTCTTTGTAAAAAGAAGCAAAATTATTACTCAGTATAAGTAGAATCATGTATCATTTATAATTTTGAAACCTTATGAGTATTGATATATCATAAAGTtgtcacacagacagaaaggtcATGTGATGGCCTGCATGGGCTGGCTGCAGAACATGTCataaatcccgcctcctccatgttagtgtatgggacatggatcaaaataAAAGGTCTGCACAGACGTCTTCACAGCCACATTCAAGATGGTATttgtgaaagtgaaaataaatcgtCAGGCAACATAGAAGCTCATCTGGTCACTTCAAATGTATTTGGACAAATCCAGGACCACCAAGTCAAGGAAACTCCCTCTGGTGACCATGACTATCCCCAAATAACGTTTTTATCATGAGATGTTACAATGAACCTAAGTGTAGGATGGACTGATCCATAAAAAGATTGTCCTACGTGcagcacattttaaatatctgaATAGATTTCATAAAACCTACCCATCATTGTTCAAATCCACCACGGCCACATCGTAACCAAAGGAGGAAGCCAAGCCTGGACCAGAGAGGATCAACTCCACAGACAAACTTCTGTTGCGACCAGGATCCGCTTTGAGAAAAGCCACCTGGCCGCTGAAGCCTCCGCGTGGCGCTCCTGATACAACCGTCAGCTCACCCTTCTTGATCAGGGTCATACCAGAGTCAATGGAGAATCCTTGATTGTGAAAAAATGAAGCTGGATTATTGGAAAGTTATACTTTATAAAAGGAATATGTTAGATCTCTATGGCTGAAATAACCTTTTCTACATGTTAAACATTTCATATACCATCAATTTGACTCTGACCGGACTACAAACTGACCCAGGTAGCTGTCTCTCAGGAGAGGAATGAGCTCTGTGTCAAATGTGTCTATATCCCCTGTTTCACGAGGATATTCAACTGACAAGACGTCAGTTTTGTCCAAAAGCTCCAATCGTACAATCCCTGCAAACAACAAGGACAAACAttatacagaataaaaaaaatgaaaaaaaagtattatatCCTTGAAGATTTTGAGTTGAAAATATGCATAATTTATTGTCTAAAATGTGAATCGTATTAAAATATATAGCTTATTCTTCAGAAGAAAAAGCATATTTAGCATTTAACACATTACAAAGGGTTTAATGTTAAAGTGCATTTCcagaaataaaagaacaaacaaacaaaaagggcAAACCCTTATTTTGTCTCAGTTgcacattttagtttttactgATGAAACacctgagctgcagctgtaagcTTTATTTCACCTTTCCACTGATAAGCGCCGGGGGCCCCGAACAACAGTGACCGGTTGTCCTTTGCAAAAGAGGCTCCGTGGCCCTGCTGGCAGTACGCAAACCACTCGTGGCTGTTTTGCCGTCTGCTGAGGTGCTCAGAATCACAAACAACCCTCCTCCAGGTCCAGTCTTTCCCCCCGGCCTGCAGGTCGTCTCCTAGAAGGTAACACTGACCCGTCAGCAGGTGAGGGTGATTCCCGCTGGGGCTGAAGATCCACTGTCGGTATCGATGAGCACAAGTCTACAAGGGACAGAAGAGGAAACAATAAAAATCTGTTGACTGATTTATTCTATTCTGATTTTATTCTTCCAGTGTTGAGTGTTTCGCTTACCATTACATTTTGCCCCGGACCTTGGCTCGTCACTCTAACTCCCATCCACTGGCCATTTATGTCTTTGCTATTGAGGAActctacaaaaataaacaagctGAGCTCACTAAGAGGCCACAACGTCACTTTAATACATAAAGTAGAAAAAGCTAAACTCACATCCTGCTTTTAAAATGCTCCTTACAAAGATGTATTACTGGTATGTACTTAATGCATCAGATTTCTCaatgctttttaattttgtaATTTTAACTACTTCATATACATTTAGGGATCACAAGGTTAATATGCCAGACAGGGAGAGgtaaggaaaaaaataatctaGGCTGTAATACATTTGAATTCAGTCTTTGGACCTTTATTAGCCAAATATATCGGGAGCCTTTCGTTTAATctatgtgatttttttattttattaaatcctAATCTGACAGATAAATGGGAGCTTCAGATATGAAACtttccaaaatatatatataaaattatgAAAAGGTCTCAGTGTTTTGGACCCGGCTGTACGTATTCAGTATTTTagtcagaaaagaaaaagtacaaATTAGCATTAAATGAATATAGAGTAATATCATTTATacattactggggaaaatacaCTTTACTCTCCATTGTTTGAAACATAGTAAGATAAAGCAATCTTCAGATTAAAAGAAGCAGACAAACCTTCACTGTTAAACTCAATGGGCTGACAGCGCTCGGACGTCGTAGTCAGGTCACACTGGTAAACAACACCTGTAACATTCACCTGGTTCTGGTGTTTTGCTTGTGGAGCTCCGACCAGCAATCTGGAGGAAGAAACCTCAGGttgtgaagacacacacacacagaactctATATCCTTTAGTTGAATAACGTACATATTGTCACTCACAGGTTCTTTCTGGCAGGCCTCAGCTGCTGGTGAAACGCAATGGAAAATCCAAACAGGCTTCCCGGATCTCCGCTTCTCTGCAGCACGTTGTGAGTGTCCAGGTTGAAAGCTGCCACATGAAGGGTCTGGAGGTGCCAAACGCTGCACACATACAACATGTGCCAGTGCTGGGCCATGATTCAAATGTGTAATCTGCCGTTTTCTCACATCATGCCCCGGCTTCCTGAGAGCACAGAGGGAGTGTTTGAAAGGGAATG encodes the following:
- the LOC128445628 gene encoding integrin alpha-6, translating into MAQHWHMLYVCSVWHLQTLHVAAFNLDTHNVLQRSGDPGSLFGFSIAFHQQLRPARKNLLLVGAPQAKHQNQVNVTGVVYQCDLTTTSERCQPIEFNSEEFLNSKDINGQWMGVRVTSQGPGQNVMTCAHRYRQWIFSPSGNHPHLLTGQCYLLGDDLQAGGKDWTWRRVVCDSEHLSRRQNSHEWFAYCQQGHGASFAKDNRSLLFGAPGAYQWKGIVRLELLDKTDVLSVEYPRETGDIDTFDTELIPLLRDSYLGFSIDSGMTLIKKGELTVVSGAPRGGFSGQVAFLKADPGRNRSLSVELILSGPGLASSFGYDVAVVDLNNDGWEDLAVGAPQFSVRDGSVGGAVYIYINNRGRNWKDVVPTQLLGHRESLFGLAVENIGDINQDGYGDVAVGAPYDGSGRVYLYCGSSDGINKKPAQVLSSESKNIHLFGYSLSGHLDVDDNQYPDLAVGSLSDSVFIYRARPVVSVGSTLQLQPSEIDITKDQCDKRTCEFTAQACFTYTSHPAAFNPKLKLNFTFEGDAERRMAWLPPRVQFLGLSQGKLELPGQGREICVDTKLRILHDIKDRLNSIPVSVTVSLWSSSQMTRTSADLPDVTPVLNLYQDRSTVSEIFLISKGCGSDNICQSNLELKYKFCSRKTRKDHDVFTSLAREDGVAVITPSEEDIALEITVTNRNGDDAHQSHSIILLPDTLHYSSVIYDTAAETQMSCTANDKGTQIDCELGNPLRRDSEITFYVLLTTTSISLSTKDVNVTVQLTTTSVQTIQPVEAVAKVVFELELQVYGQARPSQVSLGENVRGESTIKTVEEIGTRVRYEFRITNLGRPLKYFANASLNIHWPKENSVGKWLLYLTQISSDGVQSVSCSPAEEINPLKHVKGWLHPARKRREAEHEALSTDLFPFLSKKRKRKTLTCSDGLKCVEIRCPLLGLDSSAVMVLHSYLWNTTLIEDYSFLNYLDIVVDATLSLTNSPENIGLKVQKPSTKVKLTVFFEKKEEYFTKVAWWIILLTVVALLLLLAVSAYLMWKHECINCLAHNKKM